CCAAAATAGAGTCAataactgtaataataataataataataataataataataataatatttgtgaAAAAGTGGTCAGCctactgtcatttttttttttgaacgttgatttttcaaaatgaaaaattgcactcAAATTCGGAAGTCAAGGCACTTGTATGATATGGCACCACTCTATAAATTAAGTTACGTGGGCCAGTGCTACTGATTCTGAAGGCCTTGGGTAGATTATATTTACACGATGGCAACACATAAACGCtgtaatctgattggacaataaataaatgaataaatcttaCATATACAAAATGGAGGAGGGGGAAAGTAAATTACAATTTGAtaggaaaaatattacatttttttaaattatttttttagctcagTGCTTCTGATAGTGTTTCTGACGCTAacctttaactttttttctttttctttttttttgttttgtcaaataGCTGATGGAATGTGTCATTCATCTTCCTTGGTGATTTTGTACTAGTGATTTAACACCAGACATGAATATTGATGTCTCGGGAGACAAATtaacataaaacatgcattctcTGTGATGTACTGCATGTTATCTGCTCTGAAAGACACCCATGCCTCAATTAGTCACCGGGCGAGGCATTCACTTGAAATTGACGCCTCGTTTATTTctcatcaggaaaagaaaaaaaaaacagttggtaGCAGGTGGTGGCACAGAAAGCCGGAGGtctaggaaaaagaaaaaacaaacaaacaaaaacaccacgagaacGAGGTTAAATTCACAACTAAGTGCACTTCAGTCCCTGCAATATAGAATACAATATACACGTAAAATTATGCCTCACTTTATCATAACTAATGTAACTTGTATCATAAAAGGGCTTCAAACATAGTATCTCGTGTGTTTGCTTTGGCTGAGCTTAACAGGCAGGTGCACCTTCCAAAATAAGATGTggaaagttaaaacaaaagtcGAAACACTTCTGCATCATtaaatgaaatgtttcaaacaaATCAATTACCAAAAATACATCAAAAAGCTTCACAGAACTGAATTTGTCCGTCCTCTTGTGTTGCGCAGGAAACGGCTACATCGAAGGGAAGGAACTGGAAAACTTCATTCAAGAGTTGGAGCTGGCGAGACGAGGAGCAGGCGTGGTGAGTGCTTAGGATGCATTTCCCAAAAAGCGGATCATCATCAAGCTTTTCGAAATAAATAGTCCAggcattcaacttttttttttttttttttttttaacaaaaagccATGACTGTTTATGAACACCATATCCCAGACAATCCGCTTGGGATCCCATGCGAGACCCCATTTTTAGTTTCGCTTGGTTAGTGGGCCGCAATATAAAGTAAAGTTGCCTGTACTATAAATAATTTAGCAGTACTGTGTACAAAAACTAATACACTTTCTTAGTCGAAAACGAGAATGAACATTTTTCAACTGATGGAAAAACATGATCCAAACCGCTCTGAAATATGGCGCTGCTTTGAGATACAAACGCTGTATGACGGCCGTGAACGCAACTCACTttacaacaagcagcagtttggctaagagtgaacaattcttcaaagttgtttattttcaattagtaaaactaaaataaagataTTTACACCTTGTGTAAAAGCAACTACAAATCAACTACATAGAATTCCCTCAGAGTCTGCTAGCTTAAGGAGGACGTCAACCCCcacaaaaattcttgacaataatctcttctatgcagccccacttgtctaaatactgtattttggttaatattgcattagtggaatatgaattaagcagcaaaatccagcaattcTTTTCAatatcattttgccacttgctgtcgagtgaaaatgacatcacagttgctcagggctcaggaacaacaaatcacagctcatcttcagaaaacaggtgcgctgtgatttttcgttgcctgagccctgagcaactatgatgtcatcttcagccaagtggcaaaatggccgccccgagatggatgaaaatggctggattttgcctcataactcatattccagaaATGCgatattaatcataatgtcatgtttacactaATGGGGTCACATATAACTTATTTattatcaagaaatgtttaaagggatacttatttagccattttggcagtcaaacatgaatattttgcctataattttaatattttcattatttttcatgtacaattagtacctttaaaaacactttgcaaattgctgtcgactgaaaatgacatcacaagggctcaggtaaccaatcgcagctcagcttgtgaatgtcacatgaccaaacctagaaaacagatgagctgtgattggttacctgagcctttgtgatgtcattttcagttgacagcaagttgcaaaatgttttttaaaggtactaattgttcgtgaaaaataataaaagtatcaaattaattataggcaaaatattaactttttattgctataatgggctaaaaataagtgaagtatctgtttaaggttgacttcccctttaatgtgAACACATAATAGGAAACGGTATCGACGTCAATGTTTTTCAATTATTGATTTCGTATATCATTGCTGTCGGGTTGAAACTTAGGATACCCAATATGgtcaattaatattttttcagtAATCAATATTGTCGGTCATCtgatattttttatgtattgttAGCCAACTTGAAGTTTTTTATATAGCTTGAGAACAATTATCTTAACTTTCTTGAACGCTCCAAAGTGTCATAAAACTCCACCTCGTCCTGAAATCTGCAAGAGCTTTGTGGCattttgtggttttaccattttAATCTGTAACAGCATAATGCATTAGTAAGTTTTTGACTGTATTAAATTTGTGACTTAACATGATTTTGGGGTGGTGTTGATGTTGTGCAATAGTATTCAATAGCAATATAACCTACTGTAGTACCAACTTGAAGGATGCAATGTTTGTCCCATTTTGCAGGATCCTTCACACGCTGCATTCAAGGAGAAGATGAGAGAGTTCATGGCCAGTTTCGACAAGAATTCCGACGGGAGGATTGAGATGACAGAGGTGAAGGCTGTGatgaaacatgactgatttCACTGAGACACACTCGGGTTATAAATGGATCTCTGGTGGAGTACAGATGAAGAAAATACCACTCAGgaatacttaaaaaaagaaaaatcacctCATCCATCTCTCACTTTCTCTCTCACTCTTCAGTTGGCTCAACTTCTGCCCACAGAGGAAAACTTCCTGTTGTGTTTCAGGGAGTTTGTGGGATCCAGCACTGAATTCATGGCTGTAAGTTAATCAAATCTGATTTcataaatatatgtttttataaagtacggCTAGTAAGGTCTGCTTCTAAAGTGTGCAGTTGGATGTTCAGGCTGCCTGCAGTCGCAGTATTAAAGCCTATTCTGAGACAAACATGCATTATGGATGGAGCACAGCCTTCAGCACAGGGAAGGCATTTAGTGTGGGCGGTTTTAGTCTCCATCTTGGAGAAACTCTATATTTCCTCAATATCTGATGGCCACCAAGGTTTTCTTTTGCAAGTTAGTTACATTTGAAGTATGGTTTATGGTGTTGTCATGTTTGCAGCTTGTGTAacatcagttttgttttgttttcttacagGCTTGGCGGAGGTATGACCAAGACCGTAGTGGATACATTGAGTCGAATGAACTGAAGGTAAATAACCTGTCATTGCAAAAACCTCtcgatgtttttatttataaccAAGAAATGACAGATTGTGTGATAAACAGTGCGCTTGTGTATAAGCACTTTAATGTCTGAGTTTCTTTCCACtgaattaagcaacaaaatattacaaatgaatgaatgaaatgaaccCAACATTCTTCATTACAtctatttctttcatttttctgtatttaactcattcaaacccaaaaacacgTACAAacgttttttaatatttgtccttcactcccaaaaacgtatttacacgttttttgtttttgtttttgtttttttgcaagagCATAGAGAACGCTTTGATGCAACTTCCTGACATGAAGAGATGGCTTAAAAGcaatgtagttattacaaaaaaacgtccagcaggtggcagcagactataagcgatcagccagggccatgttgaaacaagctctttttgacagtggttTCAACAGAAATGTGAATACTGATGAAACtttgttatattctaatgctaattgctgcaaaacggaaacagacacaaatttactttttttttcctgatgaaagaagaaactctaatctttggtttggtaggttccatgattaTAGCaagtgaacacaatattctgtgggccttgcaaaatcagtcaaaatccagtaaaagagctgggagtgaagggagttgcttcagtgaaaatggctgggagtgaatgagttaatataattcCGGTGTTGGTACTAAACATGTACAACAACACGACCTTCACTGACCTTGCCAACTCTGATCAGGGATTCCTGACAgacctgctgaagaaagccaACACAAGCTATGATGATAAGAAGCTCAATGAGTACACACAGACGATTGTGAGTATTATTTGGCAAACACATACTGTTTTCACGCTTTCTGCTTTGgtgaaataaaactaaatatttaCATGCACTGTCGAATGTATTTATTGGTTTCTGTTTAGTCATATTTacactaaaaacaacaacatatttacaCTGCAAACAAGCAGTTTAAAGCATAGAATAAAATGTTTAGAGCATGCATCATCTTAAAAGGGCCAGTGTGTTTTGaatgatattattttttttcattcttaattttaaaaacctactattaattttaatactgtatatgcaaacgtagatttttttttactagtaaTTGCTAAATTTATTACTTAGGTCGTGCCGAGCCTTACAGAAACCTGGCATGGTtttccgccattttttttttttgctacggaAGAACTTTGCAACATAGTAATTAGTGGTAGGCTTGCAAAGTATGGTCACTCCGAGCCACCGTAGTGCTTCAAAATGCACACGCTTCGAATTTAGgtcattgcattctattagttcatcaCTAGAGggcactaaattctacacactgtcactttaaatgACATTGCATTACAGCGTTATGTCAAAATATATGGATGtttccatttgtttttactgctaaattgttcagcaaaattttatttattcatttattaacaaacttgctctaaaaactaattaaaactaactaaataaaaacaacaacagtcaaaacaaaaaccaaccaTAATGAAAACTCTAAAACTATTATATAACCCCTGTGTAAGAGTATTTGAGTAAGTATGAGAGGGGGGCTTACGTGTGTGAGAGATGTTGAGAGTTGTTTATATGaatgtaattaattttttaagtttctatttatcctttttattttttttggtgcgtGTATGAGagataaatataaatttaaattgCTAGCGTGTGGCCGAAACTTCATGTCACAATCTGGTCAATTTCATATTTCAAAAATATACTATTGATTAGTCAGCACATGTGGGTGTTATTTTGCCAAATTATAGATCAATCTAATGTGTCGCAAATGGCTTTCTCTCTTGGAGGATGCAATGTTAACGACTgaacaaacatttttggggTCCCCTGAAAAGTACAGTAagcattttggaggtacaaggtttgGGCCCGGTGCCACCAAAGTGTAACATACATGACATGTGCATGTAGAGTTGAAGCCCTGCTGTTGTCTGCGTGCCCCTGATGAAACCGACTGTTAATCCTCTTTCTGTGCAGCTAAGGATGTTTGATCTGAACGGCGATGGGAAGCTCGGTCTCTCTGAGATGGCAAGGTTCGTCTCGAATTCACAAATATTCTGCATTTCCCCCCCTCAAAACAACGACTGCTACTTTAAAACTTTGTGTCATCCCAGGCTCTTGCCCGTCCAGGAGAATTTCTTGATGAAGTTTCAGGTAGGATAACGCACACATTGTGAGCCTTGTATAAAATAAtgaatgtgaattttttttatttttgagtaaCTTAAGTCATGTATTAGATGAGAACCACAGCAGACATTGCAATTCAGCAATACTGAAGTAACATAAGAGCGGATTTTATGTCCTTAATGTGCTGAATGGACATATGGCACATTGACACACATGCACTGTAGTAATCATGCTTCACGTGTTTATCTCTTGGTTAGTGGGGTGACGCAATAATGATGTTTACCCTCATACTGTATGTGTACAGTAcaggtcattttttaaaaagacagaAACATGGGATGTttttgcctttttatttatctttttgttgttgtctttttatGGACCCCAGGAAGATTAGCTTCTGCATTTTGCAAGCGCTAATGGGGATccaaacaaaccaataaaacTAATTGTGAGACATTTTGAAATGGCAAAAATGGTAAAACTACTAGGTGATAATAAGCTCTATATTTGGCTTTGGTAACTATTTTTTACAACACACATAATTTGCTTACGCACTCAATGATAAGCCAGAGGTGGAGATATGTCTCCCCGTATCAAAGTCACCATCACCATAGTAACATTTAACTGCAGTTAAGTAGATTGCAGATTGAGTAGATTGTTTCCCACATGTCCGAGATTGTTATCTTACGAACACACATTTTCATTAATACATGAACAGCGCacagcaaccccccccccaccccccacaaaaaataaaataaataaaaaaactttataaatactgtattttgaaaatgtcatatTACCAAACCATGTGTTGGTATTCAAACTCTGTTGTTTATAACACAGGataaaattaatatttgatttgcaactctgtgtaaacattttttgccaTTAATTTTCCTCAGAATAAGCAAAATTGATTCATACAATTACAAAAAGACTTAAATGATTTAAGAAatattctaagaaaaaaaaagaaaagaaaagaaatcagGTCATTCCAGTACAGCCAATCAAAAAGTCAATTTCAGGTAAAGCATTATAGCCTGGGGAATTAAACgaaagataaataaatcaatacctCTGAGTAATGCGCAGAAAAGATcagttacaataaaatgtaaaacagtTTCTAAATGCATAAAATCTCACTAAAAATATCGACCCACATTACATACAGATGAAGTGTGTCCTGTAATCCACTCCCTTAAGATATAATTGGTGgcataaaatcacatttagtgATGAAAATGATGAATGTTCAAATTTTGTAGCACAGATGCAATGTTAATCTTTCCGAGAGGCCTACCTCACAAACTGTATGTTCTCATACAGTCCAGTGTTCGAAACCAGATCAACAATTCCTCTCTGTCAAAGGATTAGCTAGTCTGACCGGGATTAATTCAACACTAGTCCCGGTTATCATAATCTGCATGGATTAATATCAGACGTGGCTCTGCTGGGACTTTTTACTGCTCTCTAGAAATGTCCTACGGCTTCTAACAATTTCCTTGCTCTTATGCGCACAGGGCATCAGGCTCACAGTCAAGGAATTTGACTCGCTCTTCACATTTTATGATAAGGTGAAATACACTTGCTtgtgctttttgtgtgtgtgtgtgtgtgtgtgtgtgtgtgtgtgtgttacatgctgtgtgtttttgtttgtaccaCTTACCCTGTTCTTGAATGGCCGCATGACATGCTTCCTTTCTCAACTTCCACCACAGGGTTCTCTGCTTTGCCTTTTTCTTCCTGACCAACAATAATTTCATACACCATTATCCTGTCTAGTACTACAGCCTCCACCCCCTCCACCACTACTATAttagcatttatttatatatatatatatatatatatatatatatatatatatatatatatatatatatatatatatatatatatatatatatatatatatatatatatatatattaaaaaaaaaaaacatgttccatAAAACTACTCTGGCAACTACAATTTATCCCCAAAGTTACTTGAGTTAATAGTAAGTAAATTGAGTGACAGAGTAAATGTAGCCGTGTGTGTAGCTGagtgtgacaatatatcaatatcgcgataaatcgtggtactttgtctcccgctagattatcgatacgtttacacaaatatcgtgatatttgtagttaatatacagccactataacggctcagttggtcatgacttattgagcaattacttgatcgggccactagggggagcacctcataagagtggcggggaaatggccGCAAGttttcaggcaaagaagactcatgagctttattattaaaattatattattaaaattattattaatatatatatatatatatatatatatatatatatatatatatatatatatatatatatatatatatatatatatatatatatatatatatatataattattattttatttatatttttatataaaatacatatttatatattctgcgattggctggcaaccagtccagggtgtcccccgcctcctgcccagagccagctgagataggctccagcaccccccgcgacccttgtgaggaataagcggtcaagacattggatggatggatggatatttatatattatattatgtaattatattatatttatagtattgtttattatttatttatattttattattataattatattattattattattttatgattagttttatcgtaaattatcgtggatttattactgagcaatatatcgataatcgtggtatcgtcatatcgtgagataatcgtaattgtgagccttgtatcgcatattgtatcgtatcgtgaggtagcctgATGTTCCCACCCCTATTTAGCACCCACctctaattattatttattaatgtgtACTTTCAGGTATTATTTACTTGTCTAATCACCTCTAGCGATGTTGTGACCTAGttatttgtccatttttatttgaactcTATGAGCAAAAGTATTGAGACACCTTTGGGCGGTTAAAAATGTGTAGGTTTGTGGCCCTTACTAACGTGCAAGATTCTCAACCAAGGGCCATCATAATGACACGATTACGAAAGTGTGTCGTCGTGACAAATAGTCACAGAGAAGTtc
Above is a genomic segment from Festucalex cinctus isolate MCC-2025b chromosome 4, RoL_Fcin_1.0, whole genome shotgun sequence containing:
- the LOC144017246 gene encoding calretinin-like → MAAQTQKPHLHLAELTAAQFVDIWKHFDADGNGYIEGKELENFIQELELARRGAGVDPSHAAFKEKMREFMASFDKNSDGRIEMTELAQLLPTEENFLLCFREFVGSSTEFMAAWRRYDQDRSGYIESNELKGFLTDLLKKANTSYDDKKLNEYTQTILRMFDLNGDGKLGLSEMARLLPVQENFLMKFQGIRLTVKEFDSLFTFYDKDGNGYIDEQELDALLKDLYEKNKMDVGATGLSGYKKSIMALSDGGKLFRTELEIVLCRDSEL